The genome window CAGGATACACAGGCCTTcatgacacatacagtacattatatacCCACACAGACACAATGACTTCACACCACCAGACACATGCAAGACAACTGACACGCATGCAGTTGGTAATGATTCAGAGTCGGGTTGTAATAGGGATAACTGTAGAACACGTGTGAGAATTAAACATTTGATCTTTAACGCACGCCAGGCCACCTCAAAAACATGTGTGGAAGTGATCACACATTCAGTATTTCAGAGGTTGCTGTGTGGGCGTGTCTTCAGACCAGAAAATCCAGTTGGACAAGCCGGTAGAGTTTAACCGTCAGGGGCCCCAACACAACAGAGCAGCTCACTGGACAAACATATCGTCTTAATATCACCACTTACTACATGGGAAAGATCCTGACGCTATGGAGGGAGACACACTCGAGACATATACTTGACTTTTAACAGATTGAAAATGCATGTGCAAACACTCATTATTACTATCATTAGGTACTGCAGTAACAGTTGGAAACCGCCCCCAGTGACTCAGTAAATACTGTGGGATGTGAACTTTGCATATTAGTTGCTTTATGCCTAATCGCAACTGCATAACCACTAAATAAACGACTGTAAACAGAAAAGTGGGTTCTCCAGAAAAATATATTGCTTTCCCATGAAGTGTAGGGCAGCagatagcctagcagttaagagcattgggccagtaaccgacttACTAGGCGTGGCTGGTAGGATGGCAACGACAAGGAACAATGACAGACATCCAACACACAGAGGCACAGCTTAAACCAGGcatatttatttaaaataaaaggtTAACAAAGACTGTTCTCAAACTGTAACTGAAAACAAGACACTGTACTTAACTGAAACTAAAGTTAAACTAATGACACTAGCTGGGCTGCTACCAAGTTTACCAGCTTCACTTGTAGTCCAGTTACTCCTTCCTGTGGAGAACGCAATGTCCCGGGGCTTCAAACAAATGTCTGTCAAGCTCTCTGTGCTGAACTAATGCAGCACCTTAAATCTCCCAGGTGCGTTGCAGCCTAACGAGGCTGAGTGGTCTCAGGTGTGGGTGTAGCGCTGCAGCCTAGCTTGCTGCAGCCAACAATGCTGGTTGTGGGACGTGGCTGATGCTCCAAACAGTTGCTTTCCTCGGTCACATCGCCGGGGGAGCCACAGTGCTTTATTCTTTATAAGTCGCAAcaattcaaaaaagttctgggacactgtaaagtccatggagaataagaacacctcctcccaactgcccactgctctgaggattggaaactctgtcaccaccgataaatccactataattgagaattttaataagcatttttctacggctggccatgctttccacctggctacccctaccgcggtcaacagcactgcaccccccacagctactcgcccaagccttccccatttctccttctcccaaatccagtcagctgatgttctgaaagagctgcaaaatctggacccctacaaatcagccgggctagacaatctggaccctttctttctaaaatgatctgctgaaattgttgcaacccctattactagcccgttcaacctctctttcgtgtcgtctgagattccacaagattggaaagcagctgctgtcatccccctcttcaaaggaggggacactcttgacccaaactgctacagacctatatctatcctaccctgcctttctaaggtcttcgaaagccaagtcaacaaacagattaccgaccatttcgaatcccaccgcaccttctccgctatgcaatctggtttcagagctggtcatgagtgcacctcagccacgctcaaggtcctaaacgatatcgtaaccgccatcgataagaaacaatactgtactgccgtattcattgacctggccaaggctttcgactctgtcaatcaccacatcctcatcggcagactcaatagccttggtttctcaaatgattgccttgcctggttcaccaactacttctcagatagagttcaacgtgtcaaatcggatggcctgttgtccggacctctggtagtctctatgggggtgccacagggttcaattcttgggccaactcttttctctgtatacatcaatgatgtcgctcttgctgctggtgagtctctgatccacctctacgcagacgacaccattctgtatacttctggcccttctttggacactgtgttaacaaccctccagatgagcttcaatgccatacaactctccttccgtggcctccaactgctcttaaatacaagtaaaactaaatgcatgctcttcaaccgatcgctcacatcaaacatctccaatccaaagttaaatctagaattggcttcctatttcgcaacaaagcatccttcactcatgctgccaaacataccctcgtaaaactgaccatcctaccgatcctcgactttctggatgcagtctatcacactgcacctgtacatagcccatcaataatttagcccaaacaactacctcttcccctactgtatttatttattttgctcctttgcaccccattatttctacttctactttgcactttcttccactacaaatctaccattccagtgttttacttgctatattgtatttactttgccaccatggccttttttgcccttacctcccttatctcacctcatttgctcacattgtatatagacttgtttttctactgtattattgactgtaagtttgttttactccatgtgtaactctgtgttgttgtatgtgtcgaactgcttcgctttatcttggccaggtcgcagttgtaaatgagaacttgttctcaacttgcctacctggttaaataaaggtgattattattattatttttaattataATCAGGTGAGTTGGCTAAAGATCTTGGACTTGGCTAACTCACAACCGTATGAAATAGAGAATTGCAGCAGCTCTATGCAACGCATTTCTAACTGAAATGCTCTGGAACGTTCTACTTCTTTGAGAAAgtccatatacactgagtgtacaaaacattaggaacaccttcctaatgtttAGTTGCACCccactttgccctcagaacacccTAAATTAGTTGGGGTATGTACTCGACATGGTGTCAAgcattccacaggaatgctggcccatgttgacgacAATGCTTccgacagttgtgtcaagttggctggatgtcctttgggtggtggaccattcttgctaCACAGAGGAAATTCTTGAGCATGAAacctagcagcgttgcagttctggaCAGACTTGGTCCGGTGcgcctgttcaaaggcacttaaatattctgaatggcacatatacacaatccatgtctcaaggcttaaaaacccttCTTTAACTCATCTCCTAcccttcacctacactgatttgaagtggatttaacaagtgacgtcaataaggccacatcatagactgaccaggtgaaaactatgtcatggaaagagcaggtgttcctaatgttttgtacattgtgTAGAACACATTCACAACAGAATGGGGACAGAAAAAGGATGCCCCTAGGGCTCAATGAATGCAGGTTAACTACCAACCGCCAACAGTGGGACAAAGGGCTGTGTGGTGTGAGACGGTTGAGGGTGTGGCTGACTGGTCTATCAGGCTACTGTGCAATAAAATCCTAATCCTCAAATTTCCAACATTCACTGTGCTCCTGTTCAGACAGGTTACTGACATCACCAATGGCAGCCTGGGTTACTTCACCGTGGAAGAAGCTCACATAGGGTAAATTATTGCTTCAGAATTCTTTGTGGGCCATAGTTAAATCAAGAATCATGCTGTTCCAGCTTGCTATGCTAATGAGAGCTAAGTGCTAATTGGCCTTAGATGCTTAGCTAAGTGTTGCCTCATTCAGTGAGTGTTTCTCAAGCATAATACAACAGAACCAGCTGTGAATTATGGCAGGATGGCACATGACACTTAGCTACACTTTATGGGTGGAAGAACAAAGGACCAGGTGCCAACAGACTCGTCACAAAACATACACAAGCTGAGGGGGGTTTAaaccatgtgttgctgccttgctatgttgtcttaggtctcgctttatatagtgttgtggtgtttgtcctatatattattttgaatcccccatccccgcaggaggccttttggtaggccgtcatcgtaaatcagaatttgttctcgacttgcctagttaaatttaaaaaataaaaattaattttaaatGTAACCTACAGATCAACTGCACTCTGATTACCTGCCTAGGAGAAGTGTAGAATGTATGACCAATTGGAAACTAAAGCAGAGACCGAGCTCCTTTCTTACATCAGCCTCTCCACCTGACCATTCACAGCACCTTTTGCAGTCAAGGTTCAAACCGCTCTACCATGCATGCAAAGGTAGATAAAGAGCAAGGCTTCTCAGTCACTACATACTTGTTTGTAATAGGATGACTGAACCCATCTCAGGATAGCAGCTCACACAGACCCTCACCACACACCAGGGACTGTTCTAAAGATTGTGTGTGTAACCTAGTTGAGAGCACATCAACTGCCCTGCATGCAGCAGCCACTGCAGAGAGGAGGATCCTCTAAGGTATCACACATTTCAAGGACACACTCCCTCTAAATCCAGCTTCTGCATGCTGCAATCTGGAAGTTAAAACAAATACTACCTTCAAAGTCAATACATGCACTTTTTCCATAGAGTCCATAGAGTTTAGGGTCACAATAGTATCATCCTATGGGAAACTTTTGACATGGACTGAGAAAATATGTCGTTTGATAGGCTTCTATAGAAACTGATGAGGAGAATTTGAAACGGAATACTCTAGCTGCCAAATCAGAATGTTCTGAGACATTTGATCTGTATTGCAGAAGTGATCGTGTGTTTATGCATTCATGATTAGTCGTTATACAGTTAATACATTGGATTGTTCTTTCAATAAGAATACACTGCTTCAATTCCCTATGTTAACCATGTTGCCATATAATCTGATAGAACCATAAAAAAGGACAAATGTCACAATTATACACAAATGTTAACAAAATTTTATGAATACAGAAATCAAAACTCAAACCAAGAGGAACACGCAGTCAAAATAGCATCAAAGTGACATGTAATTATAAAGTACAGTAGTGCTACTTTGACATTTTTTATACAAAAAAAAAGCTCCCTGAAGGCTGTTTTAGAGAAGAGCAAAATTATTGTCTCCTTAACAGAGCAATATGCTATTATTTACAGAACAATTTGTGCATCAAATAAACCAGCCATGAAGAAAACAAACGATGAGTCACTCACTTTCTGTGTACACAAGGTGTCGCTACTAAGCTTCAATCCAAGTGTGCATTGATCATTCATCAAAGAGACTTTTCCAACCTGGAAGTAAGTTTCACTCTGGTTTAATCACAGCATCCTCTCACCCGTTCCTGTGAAATCTACAAATATCACCAATGCACACCAGGACTCAACACCACCACAAGTCAACTACCGCCTTGTCATCACTCAATGTGCAAAATGAGAAAACATGACTAACACAGAGATGTCCTTAACGCCAGCCTCCCCACCATTGGTTCACAAGTTCAGGCTCTGAGAGATCCACCTAATCCGAAGCATAATGAATGAGGCATTTAGTTTGAGGAAATGTCCTAGCCTTTTGAAAGTGGCAGTTTGCTTAAAGAGAAAAGTCCATGGCTTTTTAGAATGAGGCTATTGATTTGTTAAGAGTCCAGTGCATAGTTTGTTTCTATCCTAAGGAGCGTTTGAGGGTGGCTAGCCTCTGGAGGAGCTGCTGCTGGCGCGCTTTGAGGCGTTTCCTCTCTTGGGCCTGGTGCTTCTCTCTGCTGTGCAGCTGGAGAAGGTACTCTGTCGCCCGGGTCAGGATGGCCACCTTGGGGGTCTTGGCCGACTCTACCAGGCCCGGGATCTCATCCCGCAGGGCCATGAAGCGGGAGCGAAGGTCGTTCCGCCTCTTCCGCTCCAGGAAGTTGTGGTTCTTCCGGCGGTCAGTGTCCTCAGCGTCAGAGCTCTGGGGGCTGTCTGCAGAGGACCCTTGGGGGGAGATGGAGGCTGGGGAGTCTGGCTGCTGGTGGCTGGAGTCTGGACAGAACCGTTTACTCTGTGgttcctcatcctcatcctcaggGTCGCTTTCAGGGGAAGGGGCTGCATAGTTGTGCTGCTGCCGGTGGACAGACATGTGGAAACGCTGCGGGCAAGGGTCAGCTCGGACAGTGATGGTCACAGCCTTACGGCTTCCCAACAGTCGGGCTCGGCTCTGCTTGCTTTCCACAGTCACCACATcaatctcatcatcatcatcatcgtcatctgTTACATCAAAAGAAACAACCACATATCATTACACATGCACAGAGGAGTTCCCTCACTTCCATAAAGAGGACTCTTAAAGCCTCAGACTTCTGACAGGCTGTTAGTGGAGAGAACACTGGAAAATTATCTATTGAAGAATGTGGCAGTACGTGTCGTAAATAGTTTGGGCGAGGTGTTCTGGGTTGATCAACTATTAAAAGACAATCTATATTCTCATTAGCAAAGCGGAAGACCTGCTTTAGTTTAGTGTTAATCAAGCTTTGCACATTCATGTCATGCCAAAatgctgtattttttttttaagttaatgGTGAGTATGTCCACCAACACTGATTTCAGCAGGCAGAAAGTTTATCATCATGCGGCCTGGCGCCACATAATACATCTCCAAGAACCCCGCCTCCCACACTTTGTCATACAATTCTAGGAGAGAAGCTTGGTGCGCAACACTAGTAGGGAGGTGTTTTTTTTACTAGGCCTCCTGCGGCTGTGACCTAAGCATTTGCAGCAACCGTTTACAAATCTTGGCTGAGGAAAAGTGACATTCTTTGAAAGTGAGAGAGATTATAGTTTGTGCTGGAGATAAGGGCTTAAGTAAAGCTGAATACTTTGACTCAGCAAATGTCAACGTCCAGCCTAGGGCGGGCGTTCCCCTGGCGGCCTCAGCTTGACGCATTGACTAGGCAACATCTAGCAGAGGTGAATCTATTTACTACATGGTCAGTTTCTTACCAGAGGAATCAGAGCGAGACTCAGAGCCCGATGATGCCGGTTTCCTACAGCTGATGGCTGGGAAGGTGAGCACAGATGCTGGGTCAACGCATTCTGCCACGGTGCTGGGCAGTGGCGCATCAGGCGGGGTCAGCAGGGTGCACTGCGCTTTGCTCACAGTCGCAAAGTTCTGGGGTGCTGGTGGGGAGAGACGAGCCTGGGCTGCAGCTGACAGGCGCTCGTTGACTTTCTCCAGGTGCTGACTGGCTGAGAAACTACTCCACATGCAGTCCTGAATAATAATGGAACTCATGTTCCCAAAAAGCTCCTCGGTGTCAGGTCCCTCGTACTCCTCATCCTGACCCAAGACCTTGGACAGCCAGCCCAACTTGTCTCCCGGGGTAACGTGCATGTTACCACCTAATGTCCTGGTGGGAGACATGGGAGGGGTGGGCAACAGCTCAAACTTCTTCCATATGTCCTCACTTGGTGCAGTTGACTTGTAGAAGTCCTCCTCTTTGTCATGGTCATCTAAGAAATAGTGCTGATAGCGGTCGTACTCCATCTCCCAACGTGATACTCTGGAGTTTATTCCAAGCATGGATGATCACACGCGACTCCGATATTGGAGAAAATCTTCACACAACCTAAAGAAGCAAAGTAGTGCATCAGTCCCATTCTTTGAAGATTTCTGCTACCATTAATACTAAGCTACACATTGTCTTTAAGATACACAATAAATAATCTTTACACAAGGATAATCACTTTCCCATCCAATGCTTCGCCTTTAAACATGGTTATACAATCATCAATATCATCCAGGTCCTTTAAACATTGTAACAGTGCATTCTAATCGTAGCCTGGTGCCTCCTACAAATTATACTAAATTAATAATTGATTTCATCCTGTGGGCGGTGATAATCTGGCCTTGTCTGGACATATTCAGTCTATTACGTAATCTAGTTTTATGCCCCGGTTTAACCTTCGAAAACAATCGAGAAAAAACAAGACTGCTTACAGGTAATTGCGTAAATTGGCCAATGCCCACTATCGGCAGCTTAGGTTAGCGAATGGGTAGAAACTTAAATGTTTTGTAGGTGTGCTGCTTCGTGCCATATTAACTGCCCGAAAGCGCATTGACACAAAACAAAATAGGCTAGTCTACTTCACTGAAATCGGCAATATTCGCTTTGTCTGGATGTTAAAACGGAACGGAGTAGCAGCCACTGAGTTATACAGATATAAAGTACCATCTTCTGAGATGTTTGTAGGCCATCGCTTCATGAGGCTAGCTAGATTAGTTGTCTAAAACACTCACCGCTTTATCTAAGGATCACACTCTGCAATTCCTGGCACAGGAGTCTCTCCGTATCAGCTGGTATACTAGTAGTTGGAACTCCTCGGAGAAAATGGGTAAAAACCGTAAGAGATCACGCCGAACGAAATGCACGAAAACAAAGTTTAAGTTCAGTAGCTGTTTCTTTCAGCAGGGTGTGTGAAAAAGTGGTTCAATTGATTCCGCCCACAGCCTGATAAATAGTAGCCACACAATGCGTTTTTTCGCGCCAGTGTGAAGACGATAAAGTAGGGAGTAGATGTCTGCACTGGCGCTAGATCCGGGTAAACCCCGAGGTTCATTAGCATAAACGGGTACGCCCAGTTAAAGCTACACGCTACAATTCACTTGGAGATGCAAATCCCTATggatgagatgagatgatgaGATGATGCCTTCTTGTCGATCAAGGAAATTATACTTAGGCTATTCAGGACTGTAATGGTCATtaacttgtttttgaaaaacctaCAACTTTTCTTTGCATCCATAATGAATTTTTTTGAGTCAATTTATGTGTTCTAGCATCTTAACACAGCTTGTTTTATAATCCCcatgatcaataaccaatattGGGTATCCTGGGGTGAGGACGGGTGTGGGCTTACCCTGATACCAAATTGTAGTTGGTCCTGCACTCTACCCCCCCcatccccaccccccacccaATCTGCCATGCCAATACGGCCCCCACCGATCTACACACAGAGGTTTCTGGTATAGTATAGAAGTTTAAAAAACGACACTCCtgacttttaattttttttatctgaTGATAGTTGAATAAAAAATACctctctctttaaaaaaaaaatcctaatcTATCAAGATACAGTGCTTCATGTGTCCATACCAGATGAAGGGATTATTCAGTTGATTGCCCAAAAATGTGTGAAAAGTGATAAGAAAGGTTTGAATGTGGTCTCGATCACCCTTTTTGCATTCTACAAGACAAGCAATGGGAGGACATTGGGCAGATCCATCACTTGACTAAAGACAAtgtaaatagctgtgcagtataTGCAAGGAACATCCATCTATTTGCAAACCATTCACGCAGTGGATATTGGAGATTTCAGATGGGGGGGAGTTGCAAATTTGTGCAGCTGACATCTGTTTGTGATTTGAGACTGTTAAAAAGTGGGTCCTTGAGACTGGAGGATGAACAGGAGCTTAGGAACACAAAAGAACCAACCAGAACACAACCCAAAACAACAGAAAGATACAAAGAATGTTTAAGTCACTTTTCCTATTTTCACCTTACAGGACTCCTCTGTTTGGATTTCAGATTGAAATGCTCGTTACCACAGTGAAGAGATGAGGGGAAGACACAGGAGGATGTTTCAAGCTTCCCATGAATTGAAAATTAGCGTTTTTCTCTTTTAAAAGTGAATGTAACCACTTCTGAAACATTAGGGGTTTTGTTATTTAGAAGTTAATGTTTAACCACTTCTGAAACATAATCCTCTTTTTAAACCAATTATGAAGTATTTTAAATATTTTGGTAAAATAGATGCTGCTCTGTGAGCTGCTATGGCTGTGGTAGCAACAGACTAGGCTGGGTTCATTTGGCTTCATTGCCACAATTAAAACAGAACATTCTGTAAAAAGGACAAACGTTTGAACACAGGGTAAAGCCACTACCAGGGAATGATGAAGTAGACAGACAAGCCCATTTTATTCCAAAACTGTGCTGATGCTGGTCTGATCTGGGGTGCAATCAGTGAAGGGGAGATAAATGTTGAGTCGGATACTGGCTTTTCACAGGGTTTGGGTCAAAGGTCACCAACGTCTGCCAAGGAGACAAGACAAGGTCACCATCACAAAATActgtcctcttccctcctccacccctctctacccaTCATATTGATCAGAGCAGACCTTGGCGTACCTCATCTTCTCCTTAATGATATATCTCTGTATTAGAGGGGAGATCCCCATGGGCCCTGTCCGTCCAGGACAAGTTAATGACATTGTTTAGTGATGGACATCTGTTGTGAGATACGAGACTGAGGTCAAACACACATCTACCCTGTGGTGTCATCACGCCAAGCCAGAGGGAACGACGTTCCCAGTGGGATCCTCAGGTCGCTGTCACAGTATGGCTCCTGTCCACTCCTGCTGTCCAAATTAAGATCCATGGGGACCTGAGCTTCTCCTGTCAGGTCATGTGTCCCTGAATGTATCACATGTAACACCCTTGCCTTTATGCACTAATAGGCACACTTGTTTTTTCTTACTAGCACTGAGTTTGTTGATAGCTGCTTTAATAGAGGAAAAGTTGTACTTACTTATGCCTTTGATATGTggttatctcacctagctatcttaatatGAATGCACAACTGTcagttgctttggataagagcgtctactaaatcaCTAAAATGTAAGATGTAAATGTAGTTATGAAGTCTGGATGTTGAACTGATTGTGTAGACTAGCTAATCTCTTCTGCACTGGAGCCAGGACCACAGTCTAACACAAACCCTACTCAGGCTCATCACGCTATTCAAAGAGGACCACCCTCCAATCTGTTACTTCTGGAGAAATGCATCCCCACTACTAAGAACAAAAGCCTTACGGACCCATACAATTCCAATAAGGGCCtttactcctcctcttccttcataaGGAATGTAAATGTAGAATTTTTCCTCAGCAGGGGTATTGTTGGCGTAACAATGCTTAACACTAACAATAGCCTCATGGGGGTAGCTCCCCAAGTCAATTCCAGCTTCACTTCAAGTGTCTCCTATTGTCCCGTATGGTCAGAGTAGCATATGTGTGTAAAGAGGAGGAAGACATGGGGAGGGGGTGCTGAAGGGGGTGGGGGAGGAAACTCACTTTTGGAGAGAAGTCAAGCAGTGCAGATTTAACACCCACACTCAACCACCCATAAAGAGATGGAGGGCACAGTGGCAGAGACATCAGAATGCACTGCTGGAATTCAGTGTCCCTCCGTTCTGTACCCTCCCATTCCCCATGACCCATTTGacaccctaacccctgacccctgaccttctCCTCCCACCCCAATAGATACCATCGAACACAGATTGAAAGGTACCCCTTTCACCCTCTACATAGAGAAAACCCGATAAAAAAACTAGTATTGCTCCCAAGGGAGGTATTGCACCATTTTCTGCCACACCCTTTAAGTAGGGTGTGATCTTGATCAGTatgagaaagggaaa of Salmo salar chromosome ssa01, Ssal_v3.1, whole genome shotgun sequence contains these proteins:
- the LOC106580630 gene encoding protein L-Myc-1b; translated protein: MLGINSRVSRWEMEYDRYQHYFLDDHDKEEDFYKSTAPSEDIWKKFELLPTPPMSPTRTLGGNMHVTPGDKLGWLSKVLGQDEEYEGPDTEELFGNMSSIIIQDCMWSSFSASQHLEKVNERLSAAAQARLSPPAPQNFATVSKAQCTLLTPPDAPLPSTVAECVDPASVLTFPAISCRKPASSGSESRSDSSDDDDDDDEIDVVTVESKQSRARLLGSRKAVTITVRADPCPQRFHMSVHRQQHNYAAPSPESDPEDEDEEPQSKRFCPDSSHQQPDSPASISPQGSSADSPQSSDAEDTDRRKNHNFLERKRRNDLRSRFMALRDEIPGLVESAKTPKVAILTRATEYLLQLHSREKHQAQERKRLKARQQQLLQRLATLKRSLG